Proteins co-encoded in one Podarcis muralis chromosome 12, rPodMur119.hap1.1, whole genome shotgun sequence genomic window:
- the FERD3L gene encoding fer3-like protein has product MTSATTSPSTSSTSSEWPPHHHHEGRLGTPSMLDLLADLSTEGLPQLAAAPLDLYAFPSSAPFGQRSSTASGGLLRMGEEDPDVEEEDEGEEGEEERERGPDGGLRRAAFLGRPKRKRLITHTQRQAANVRERKRMFNLNEAFDQLRRKVPTFAYEKRLSRIETLRLAIVYISFMTELLEGRGTS; this is encoded by the coding sequence ATGACCTCCGCCACCACTAGTCCCAGCACATCCTCCACCTCCAGCGAATGgccccctcaccaccaccacgAAGGAAGGCTGGGGACCCCATCCATGCTGGACCTGTTGGCCGATCTCAGCACCGAAGGGCTTCCCCAACTGGCGGCGGCCCCTTTGGATCTCTACGCATTCCCATCCAGCGCTCCCTTTGGGCAAAGGTCTTCTACTGCCTCCGGAGGACTGCTCCGCATGGGTGAGGAAGACCCCGATGTGGAAGAAGAAgacgagggggaggagggggaggaggaaagagaacgGGGGCCAGATGGAGGGCTGAGGAGGGCCGCTTTCCTGGGCAGACCCAAGCGCAAGCGCCTCATCACGCACACCCAGCGCCAGGCGGCCAACGtgcgggagaggaagaggatGTTCAACCTCAACGAAGCCTTCGACCAGCTGCGCCGGAAGGTGCCCACCTTCGCCTACGAGAAGCGCCTCTCCAGGATCGAGACGCTGCGCTTGGCTATCGTCTACATCTCCTTCATGACCGAGCTGCTGGAGGGCCGCGGGACCAGCTAG